A portion of the Luxibacter massiliensis genome contains these proteins:
- a CDS encoding aldo/keto reductase yields the protein MKKINITEKLEISQVVAGCMRAADAGVQGDVFLKFAEECIDMGVTTFDHAPVYGGYTCEKLFGDTVLRKRPELRGKMQIVTKTGIVLPGKNGNETIYYESTRKEIKKELEASLLNFGTDYIDLLLVHRPDPLADPAETAEILDELVREGKILSVGVSNFMPSQISMLQSYMKTPIAVNQVELSVKTTENFFNGVTDDAFTRKTPLMAWSPLGGGSVFAGEDEQSVRLRKTIGEIAEIHNTTMDVIMYAWLFIHPVKIAAITGTMNIARVKNAVGALEVQLSYDEWYRILEASRGYKVP from the coding sequence ATGAAGAAGATAAATATAACAGAAAAACTTGAAATATCACAGGTTGTAGCAGGATGTATGCGTGCGGCTGACGCGGGAGTGCAAGGAGATGTCTTTCTGAAATTTGCAGAAGAGTGTATTGATATGGGCGTGACAACATTTGATCACGCACCGGTTTACGGAGGATATACTTGTGAAAAACTGTTTGGAGATACGGTTTTAAGAAAAAGGCCGGAACTTCGTGGGAAAATGCAAATTGTTACAAAAACAGGAATTGTTTTGCCAGGAAAAAATGGAAATGAGACTATTTATTATGAATCTACAAGAAAAGAAATAAAAAAAGAGCTGGAGGCATCTCTGCTGAATTTTGGAACAGATTATATAGATCTTCTTTTAGTACATCGTCCGGATCCATTGGCTGATCCTGCTGAGACAGCAGAGATTTTGGATGAACTAGTTCGGGAAGGAAAGATTTTAAGCGTAGGAGTTTCAAACTTCATGCCATCTCAGATTAGTATGCTTCAGAGTTATATGAAAACACCCATTGCAGTGAATCAGGTGGAATTATCTGTAAAGACAACAGAAAACTTTTTCAATGGTGTGACAGATGATGCATTTACAAGAAAAACGCCGCTTATGGCATGGTCGCCACTGGGTGGAGGAAGTGTATTTGCCGGAGAGGATGAGCAGTCTGTTCGTTTACGGAAAACAATTGGAGAGATTGCGGAGATTCATAATACAACAATGGATGTAATTATGTATGCATGGCTGTTTATTCATCCGGTTAAAATTGCGGCTATTACAGGCACTATGAATATTGCACGTGTAAAAAATGCGGTTGGCGCATTAGAGGTACAGCTATCATATGATGAGTGGTACCGGATTCTCGAAGCATCCCGTGGATATAAAGTGCCGTAA
- a CDS encoding carbohydrate ABC transporter permease, with the protein MNKRTLYIVRQMLFYLFVIAFVGIIVLPFIWQFLTSIKPMTEISAIPAKWIPSEVNIQYYFNVFEKHPFAKYLLNSFIVALLTTVLSILIGASAAYALSRLRFRGKKFMLMAILSISMFPTIATLSPIYLLLKQFRLLNTYAGLIIPYITFALPLSIWLLTNFFSQLPRGFEEAAAIDGCSRAGIFFRIMLPLIKPAIFSVALIVFINAWNEYIYALTFMTNDEMRTVPVGIAMFPSNYEMPWGDMAAASVIVTVPLIILVLIFQKKIIAGLTTGGVKE; encoded by the coding sequence ATGAACAAGAGGACACTATATATAGTTAGGCAGATGTTATTTTATCTTTTTGTAATCGCCTTTGTTGGAATCATAGTTCTTCCTTTTATATGGCAGTTCCTTACATCTATTAAACCGATGACGGAGATTTCAGCAATTCCGGCAAAATGGATTCCAAGTGAAGTCAATATTCAGTACTACTTTAATGTATTTGAGAAACATCCTTTTGCAAAATATTTACTAAACAGTTTTATTGTCGCATTGCTTACTACGGTATTGAGTATTTTAATTGGGGCTTCTGCAGCATATGCGCTTTCTAGACTGCGATTTAGGGGAAAGAAATTTATGCTGATGGCAATTCTGAGCATTTCCATGTTTCCTACAATAGCCACATTGAGTCCAATTTATCTCCTCTTAAAGCAATTTAGACTATTGAATACATATGCAGGTTTGATAATTCCATATATTACATTTGCATTGCCGCTGAGTATCTGGCTATTGACGAACTTTTTTTCTCAGCTTCCGCGTGGATTTGAGGAGGCGGCAGCAATTGATGGATGTTCCCGTGCAGGAATTTTTTTCCGGATTATGCTGCCGTTAATTAAACCGGCAATTTTCTCAGTAGCATTGATTGTATTTATCAATGCGTGGAATGAATATATTTATGCATTGACATTTATGACAAATGATGAGATGCGTACAGTGCCCGTTGGCATTGCGATGTTCCCAAGTAATTACGAAATGCCGTGGGGAGACATGGCGGCGGCATCTGTTATTGTAACAGTTCCGCTGATTATTCTTGTGCTAATTTTCCAAAAGAAAATTATTGCTGGTTTAACTACAGGTGGAGTAAAAGAATAA
- a CDS encoding carbohydrate ABC transporter permease, with product MINKKKKYSSLEKTESRDAWIMMAPAIIVLAIVAVYPILRTFWLSLHEMVLTDPRSGYPFIGLENYMKIFTDERAIASVIFTLKFTVTTVFFELLIGFTAALIMNKAFKGKGLVRAAILIPWAIPTSVSAMMWKFIYNDQYGLFNDILYKLGIIDGYKAWLSTADGSFMALVITDIWKTAPYMALLILAGLQMISEDLYEAAKIDGANIIQRFLYVTLPNVKGTVMVALLFRTLDAFRVFDLVSVMTGGANNTESVSLYAYNNLMKFLDFGYGSAMSVMIFVIVFIISLLYMRAMGDQLTDR from the coding sequence ATGATAAATAAAAAGAAGAAATATAGCTCCCTTGAAAAAACGGAGAGCAGAGATGCGTGGATTATGATGGCACCTGCGATTATTGTTCTTGCAATAGTAGCAGTATACCCCATCCTCAGAACATTTTGGCTGAGCCTCCACGAGATGGTGCTGACAGATCCGAGAAGCGGGTATCCATTTATTGGTCTGGAAAACTATATGAAAATATTTACAGATGAGAGAGCAATTGCTTCAGTTATTTTTACATTGAAATTTACAGTAACTACGGTTTTTTTTGAACTTCTGATAGGATTTACCGCAGCACTGATTATGAATAAAGCGTTTAAAGGAAAAGGTTTGGTACGGGCAGCGATATTGATTCCTTGGGCGATCCCTACATCGGTATCAGCAATGATGTGGAAGTTTATCTATAATGACCAATATGGTCTGTTCAATGATATTTTATATAAATTAGGCATAATTGACGGATATAAAGCATGGCTAAGTACAGCGGACGGTTCATTTATGGCGCTTGTTATTACAGACATTTGGAAAACAGCTCCGTATATGGCTTTATTGATATTAGCAGGTCTTCAGATGATTTCAGAAGACTTATATGAAGCAGCAAAAATTGACGGGGCAAATATTATTCAACGTTTCTTGTATGTAACACTTCCAAATGTAAAGGGGACCGTTATGGTTGCACTTCTATTTAGAACCTTAGATGCTTTCCGTGTATTTGACCTTGTTTCGGTTATGACAGGCGGAGCGAATAATACGGAAAGTGTTTCGCTATATGCATATAATAATTTAATGAAATTCTTGGATTTTGGATATGGTTCGGCAATGTCAGTTATGATTTTTGTGATTGTATTTATTATCAGTCTCCTATATATGAGAGCCATGGGAGACCAGTTGACAGACCGATAG
- a CDS encoding ABC transporter substrate-binding protein: MKKRMKQLGACVMAAMMTLSLAACGSGGNGDSGKEAADGKITLRFSFDQGVGEPTQKIVDAFNESQDKITVETVLLPQDANQVHDDFVNKLASSDTSIDIMGLDVVYVAEFASAGWLMDMTDKLDTEGMLEGPVAGATYEGKLVAAPWFTNSSVLFYRQDVLEALGAEVPTTWEGWMELADRAVGTNGIEYGADFQAAQSEALVTNWVEYVWGNGGDILDKDGTPIANSENNIEATEIMKKLADNYAPEGVTTYAETESEQVFKEGKCLFIRDWSGFWSSGQDEGSKVTGKIAATKLPVGPKGTESNTCLGGLDLVVNNAISDEQKEAAVEFIKYMTSAETQKEMTLISSQPPVVGSVYTDEEILAEIPFYADFYDIIMTGKSRPASPEYAKLSDAIQRNVHQALTGEAEVKAALDTLQKELEELGSEE, translated from the coding sequence ATGAAAAAAAGAATGAAGCAACTTGGTGCATGTGTGATGGCAGCAATGATGACATTATCATTGGCGGCATGTGGTTCAGGCGGAAATGGTGATTCTGGTAAGGAAGCAGCGGATGGAAAAATTACTCTGAGATTTTCATTTGATCAGGGTGTAGGGGAGCCTACTCAGAAAATTGTAGATGCGTTCAATGAAAGTCAGGACAAAATTACTGTTGAAACTGTTTTACTCCCCCAGGATGCAAATCAGGTACATGATGATTTTGTAAACAAGCTTGCTTCCAGTGACACAAGTATAGATATCATGGGTCTGGATGTAGTTTATGTAGCAGAGTTTGCATCAGCGGGTTGGCTTATGGATATGACAGATAAACTTGATACAGAGGGAATGTTGGAAGGACCTGTTGCAGGAGCAACTTATGAAGGAAAACTGGTTGCAGCTCCCTGGTTTACAAACTCCAGTGTATTATTCTATCGTCAGGATGTATTGGAAGCTCTTGGAGCTGAAGTTCCTACAACATGGGAAGGCTGGATGGAGCTTGCAGATAGGGCAGTTGGAACCAATGGTATTGAATATGGTGCAGATTTCCAGGCAGCACAGTCTGAAGCTCTTGTTACAAACTGGGTAGAGTATGTATGGGGCAATGGCGGAGACATTTTGGATAAAGACGGAACTCCTATTGCAAATTCAGAAAACAATATTGAAGCAACAGAGATTATGAAAAAACTGGCAGATAATTATGCACCGGAAGGTGTTACAACATACGCAGAAACAGAGAGTGAGCAGGTATTTAAAGAGGGAAAGTGTCTCTTTATCCGTGACTGGTCTGGCTTCTGGTCAAGCGGCCAGGATGAAGGCTCAAAGGTAACAGGAAAAATCGCTGCAACAAAACTGCCGGTTGGTCCAAAAGGAACAGAGTCCAATACATGTCTTGGCGGATTAGATCTTGTTGTAAATAATGCAATCAGTGATGAACAGAAAGAAGCGGCAGTTGAATTTATTAAATATATGACTAGTGCAGAAACTCAGAAAGAGATGACATTGATTTCCTCACAGCCTCCAGTTGTCGGATCTGTATATACAGATGAAGAAATCTTAGCAGAAATTCCGTTTTATGCTGATTTCTATGACATTATTATGACAGGTAAATCAAGACCTGCATCACCGGAATATGCAAAACTTTCAGATGCAATTCAGAGAAATGTACATCAGGCGCTTACCGGAGAGGCCGAAGTGAAAGCGGCGCTGGATACTTTGCAGAAGGAATTAGAAGAACTTGGAAGTGAAGAGTAA
- a CDS encoding LacI family DNA-binding transcriptional regulator produces MAVTIADIAKEAGVSISTVSRVMNNTKPVSPDLREKVYQVIKKNHYSPNILAQGLITKKTNIVGVIVPDISNAVFGALTKGINSVCSKKGYTIMVCESQGELENELRLLHILEDRQIDGVLFAGVNVNQELVEAMGKKDYPVVLVTQESSLQECRIETVTHDNVQALYDAVKFLQENGHERIAYLGGPEYDYSSGQKRLNGYKKAMGEMGAGIPDSYIEQVPFSFAGGYEGMKRIYEESSILPTAVVSGSDLIAIGAIQFLSSCGVNVPEEISIVGFDDLEYATYFRPELTTIRIPYYEEGGKAARELLKYMSGKKKEPSVHYVNHKIIRRGTVKAFRK; encoded by the coding sequence ATGGCTGTAACGATTGCAGATATCGCCAAAGAGGCTGGTGTGTCAATATCTACAGTTTCGCGGGTAATGAATAATACGAAACCGGTTAGTCCGGATCTTCGTGAGAAGGTATATCAAGTAATAAAGAAAAATCATTATTCGCCAAACATTTTAGCTCAGGGATTGATTACAAAAAAAACAAATATTGTCGGTGTAATTGTACCGGACATATCCAATGCTGTATTTGGTGCTTTGACAAAAGGAATTAACAGTGTCTGTTCTAAAAAGGGATATACGATTATGGTATGTGAATCCCAGGGAGAGTTAGAAAACGAACTAAGATTATTGCATATTTTGGAGGATCGGCAGATTGACGGTGTACTGTTTGCAGGCGTCAATGTCAATCAAGAATTGGTTGAAGCAATGGGGAAAAAGGATTATCCAGTTGTTCTTGTTACACAGGAATCATCTTTACAAGAATGCCGGATAGAGACAGTTACCCATGATAATGTACAGGCACTGTATGATGCTGTGAAATTTCTTCAGGAGAATGGACATGAAAGAATCGCCTATCTAGGTGGCCCAGAGTATGACTATTCTTCAGGGCAGAAGCGTTTGAATGGATATAAAAAAGCAATGGGAGAGATGGGCGCGGGAATTCCAGACTCCTATATAGAGCAGGTTCCATTTTCCTTTGCAGGCGGCTATGAAGGAATGAAAAGAATATATGAAGAAAGCAGTATTTTACCAACAGCAGTTGTCTCAGGGAGCGACTTGATTGCAATAGGTGCAATTCAGTTTTTGAGCAGCTGCGGTGTAAATGTGCCGGAAGAAATTTCGATAGTGGGGTTTGATGATTTAGAGTATGCTACTTATTTCAGGCCGGAGCTTACAACAATACGGATTCCTTATTATGAAGAGGGGGGGAAAGCAGCCCGGGAATTGTTAAAGTATATGAGCGGAAAAAAGAAAGAGCCGTCTGTACACTATGTGAATCACAAGATTATCCGGCGGGGAACAGTAAAAGCTTTTCGGAAATAA
- a CDS encoding MarR family transcriptional regulator, producing the protein MEYQLELKQIVDFPRCRIYRNFIQTLLNDRSIRTTGGSFLFWYLILCSYANYSNSNRRMEQLTYTLSPGEWICSISELQDWFRCRFQHQAISILKHLQEEGCITYSLLEKNRLVKFQITDWQNDNTALKYNYPCKKDTGFFFFPIGKAHKLIQAGKCSEMDILLDLWIHAVYNDPSVLCSDTGPVVYYRNNTGSPLTSFQTLGDRWGHSKPTVSRLLKKLEKMNLITLVSFRGNHGSMIYLNNYLSIMFNISDVLIDKEEIAMKMKLPIYIPKETPAEEPAEPESVCVPETVTDEQITVSNPIPCVPISHIRYMVKKVAKLLDTQGISCCHCPRTRYILSPLSDCKDSIPVIGLNIICPFGAANYRFELTIEPRSESAKLEPEKKTGQQHRTVLANTALPKESRTGQRAKRMHKMEPPEILLPDLPPQVPENPGTGSQEGGDLYAEA; encoded by the coding sequence ATGGAATATCAATTAGAACTCAAACAAATCGTAGATTTTCCACGCTGCCGGATCTACCGCAACTTCATACAGACCTTATTAAATGACAGGAGCATCCGAACCACCGGAGGCTCTTTTCTTTTCTGGTATCTGATTCTTTGCTCCTACGCCAATTACAGCAATTCAAACCGGCGCATGGAGCAGCTCACTTATACGCTCTCACCTGGAGAATGGATCTGCAGCATCTCAGAACTGCAGGATTGGTTTCGCTGCCGGTTCCAACATCAGGCCATATCCATCCTGAAGCATCTCCAGGAGGAAGGCTGCATTACCTATTCCCTGCTGGAGAAAAACCGTCTGGTCAAATTCCAGATTACCGACTGGCAGAATGATAATACTGCCCTGAAATACAATTATCCCTGCAAAAAGGATACTGGTTTCTTCTTTTTCCCTATTGGAAAAGCTCACAAGCTGATCCAGGCAGGCAAATGCTCGGAGATGGACATTCTGCTCGACCTGTGGATCCACGCTGTATACAATGATCCGTCTGTCCTCTGCTCTGACACCGGCCCTGTCGTTTATTATCGGAATAATACCGGTTCCCCTCTGACCAGCTTCCAGACACTGGGAGATCGTTGGGGACATTCTAAACCTACTGTCTCAAGGCTATTAAAAAAGCTGGAGAAGATGAACCTGATCACCCTGGTATCCTTCCGTGGAAATCACGGGAGCATGATATACCTAAACAATTACCTTTCCATTATGTTTAACATCAGCGACGTACTGATTGACAAGGAGGAGATCGCCATGAAAATGAAACTGCCGATTTACATTCCAAAAGAAACACCTGCAGAGGAACCCGCAGAACCAGAGTCTGTGTGCGTACCAGAAACGGTGACGGATGAACAGATTACTGTTTCAAATCCCATTCCCTGCGTTCCAATTTCGCACATCCGCTACATGGTCAAAAAAGTCGCCAAACTCCTGGATACACAAGGGATTTCCTGCTGTCACTGTCCACGGACCAGGTATATATTATCTCCTTTATCAGACTGCAAGGATAGTATACCTGTAATTGGTCTAAATATTATCTGCCCCTTTGGAGCCGCAAACTACCGGTTTGAGCTGACCATAGAACCCAGGTCGGAGTCTGCAAAGCTGGAGCCTGAAAAGAAGACCGGACAGCAGCACCGAACCGTACTGGCGAACACTGCCCTTCCGAAAGAGAGCAGGACAGGACAGCGGGCTAAAAGGATGCACAAGATGGAACCACCGGAAATCTTACTGCCGGATCTTCCCCCGCAAGTACCGGAAAATCCGGGAACCGGAAGTCAGGAAGGAGGTGATCTGTATGCCGAAGCGTAA
- a CDS encoding DUF5697 family protein → MKTRDQIYHREGEKLLRFLTTYHALKYEQVMKMFGNQDSIKSLITSLVKQGRIYHDKEAGLLCDSPEAAKNPDRGTIAAFWVLLDFEKPIVFHTSGDFPVKLHFFSENEEYEILYVPLEQEILVDHVMKSIPRHDVLRLVMLENIQQAAKLSIEGVLAFCVVDDSGSVSYYGRR, encoded by the coding sequence ATGAAAACAAGAGATCAGATATACCACAGGGAAGGAGAAAAGCTCCTGCGCTTCCTGACCACCTACCATGCCCTGAAGTATGAGCAGGTAATGAAGATGTTTGGTAACCAGGACTCCATCAAGTCGCTGATCACCAGCCTGGTCAAGCAGGGGAGGATTTATCATGATAAGGAAGCCGGCCTGTTATGTGACAGCCCGGAGGCTGCCAAAAACCCGGATCGAGGCACGATTGCCGCCTTCTGGGTTTTACTGGATTTTGAAAAGCCCATCGTATTCCATACCAGCGGGGATTTTCCTGTTAAACTTCACTTCTTTTCAGAGAATGAGGAATATGAAATCCTCTATGTGCCGCTGGAACAGGAAATTTTAGTGGATCATGTGATGAAATCCATTCCCCGCCACGATGTGTTGCGTCTTGTGATGCTGGAAAATATCCAGCAGGCGGCGAAACTCTCGATTGAAGGAGTGCTTGCTTTCTGTGTCGTGGATGACTCCGGCTCTGTCAGCTACTACGGAAGGAGGTAA
- a CDS encoding DUF6100 family protein, which translates to MLYERLAKLEGEIQKLNNTVFALKTTDIRTYPENYGELSMNAALRAERIACQMRNLVCLAAPEKRGGYLKDAADAQGIEICQDEDLISITLPGLLPKRKQHVNAAFLHEPLNYALQNYLTVHSLPLYRECVVCFSQIYDRNGPFDRVRDYDNLEFKQLLDTIATYIMVDDSGLYCDSYHTTELGDTDHTVIYVMGKSRFPQWLKGRKNEIETISEIS; encoded by the coding sequence ATACTCTATGAACGGCTTGCGAAGCTGGAAGGAGAGATCCAGAAACTCAACAACACCGTTTTTGCCCTGAAAACCACTGATATTCGTACATATCCGGAAAACTACGGGGAGCTGAGTATGAACGCTGCGCTGCGTGCTGAGCGGATCGCCTGCCAGATGCGGAACCTGGTCTGTCTGGCCGCCCCGGAAAAACGGGGCGGATATTTAAAGGATGCGGCTGATGCCCAAGGGATTGAGATCTGCCAGGACGAAGATCTGATCTCCATTACGCTTCCGGGCCTGCTTCCCAAAAGAAAGCAGCACGTCAACGCTGCCTTTCTCCATGAGCCGCTGAACTATGCGCTGCAGAACTACCTGACGGTCCATTCCCTTCCCCTGTACCGGGAATGTGTGGTCTGCTTCAGCCAGATCTATGACCGGAACGGCCCATTTGACCGGGTACGTGATTACGATAACCTGGAGTTCAAACAGCTTCTGGACACGATTGCCACCTATATCATGGTGGATGACAGCGGGCTTTACTGCGACTCCTACCACACCACGGAGCTGGGAGATACGGATCATACTGTCATCTATGTGATGGGAAAATCCCGGTTTCCCCAGTGGCTGAAAGGACGAAAAAACGAGATTGAAACCATATCGGAAATTTCATGA
- a CDS encoding VirD4-like conjugal transfer protein, CD1115 family, whose product MNRKWWKLIYLLPISLCTLYAGGYIAQFIRNYRIWTAAGNTPGNGSSPQMPSPHPAACFQAVTDFPYNLHGIGICLVVFGLLIFLLMRMGYDRNGEVADRERNLNYSTKGTYGTSGFMTPEEMHKVLELTSDVKKSKGTILGKLNGKAVCLPYHTYMNRNVAVYGSSGSMKSRAYVRNAIFQSVARGIDGPGESLIITDPKSELYESMSVYLENEGYTVKCFNLVNPENSDSWNCLMEINGSETMAQVLADVIIQNTGSAKGDHFWDNAEMNLLKALVLYVDQGFPPEVKNIGQVYKLLTMSSEKELNSLFDLLPVSHPAKVPYCIYKQASDTVRSGVIIGLGARLQVFQNKLIRQITSYDEIDLTLPGKQKCAYFCITSDQDSTFDFLSSLFMTFIFIKLVRFADKEGKDGKLPVPVHILADELANTGAILELNKKISVIRSRNLSISCIFQNLPQMQNRYPLNQWQEIIGNCDSQLFLGCTDEVTATFISNRSGDVTVGVSSEAKQLNSWRVSDYTPEYRQTRSIGKRKLLTPDEIQRLPLNKALIILRGQKILEVEKYDYTLHPDSKKLIPRKAADHVPQWRAMAEQEEYDYTPTLAENLKKKPRPGRSGRRPAFPSQEKPLRREPDKHAYPSGQPEELSDLPEEFPEFPEEIVPLDKDSIMS is encoded by the coding sequence ATGAACCGTAAATGGTGGAAGCTCATTTATCTGCTTCCCATCAGCCTCTGCACCTTATATGCAGGCGGCTATATCGCTCAGTTTATCCGAAACTATCGCATCTGGACTGCCGCTGGTAACACGCCGGGCAATGGCAGTTCCCCACAGATGCCATCCCCGCATCCGGCAGCCTGTTTCCAGGCAGTCACCGATTTTCCGTATAACCTGCATGGGATTGGGATCTGCCTTGTGGTATTTGGGCTGCTGATTTTTTTGCTCATGCGAATGGGCTATGACCGCAACGGCGAAGTCGCAGACCGGGAACGGAACCTGAACTACTCGACCAAAGGAACCTATGGAACCTCCGGTTTCATGACGCCGGAGGAAATGCATAAAGTCCTGGAGCTGACTTCTGATGTAAAGAAGAGCAAAGGCACCATCTTAGGCAAGCTGAACGGCAAAGCCGTCTGCCTGCCCTACCACACCTATATGAATCGGAATGTGGCAGTCTACGGCTCCAGCGGCTCCATGAAGAGCCGTGCCTATGTCCGAAATGCTATCTTCCAAAGTGTTGCCCGCGGAATTGACGGACCAGGAGAAAGTCTCATCATTACCGATCCGAAATCCGAACTCTATGAAAGTATGTCCGTGTATCTGGAGAATGAAGGCTATACCGTCAAATGTTTCAACCTGGTCAACCCGGAAAACTCCGACAGCTGGAACTGTCTTATGGAGATTAACGGGTCTGAGACAATGGCTCAGGTCTTGGCGGATGTCATCATCCAGAATACCGGCTCTGCTAAAGGGGATCATTTCTGGGATAATGCGGAGATGAACCTGCTGAAAGCCCTGGTTCTGTATGTAGACCAGGGTTTCCCGCCGGAAGTCAAAAATATCGGACAAGTGTACAAGCTGCTGACTATGAGTTCCGAGAAAGAACTGAACAGCCTGTTTGACTTGCTCCCGGTATCCCATCCGGCAAAAGTGCCTTACTGCATCTATAAGCAGGCCAGCGACACAGTGCGCTCCGGCGTCATCATCGGGTTGGGCGCCAGGCTGCAGGTGTTCCAAAATAAGCTAATCCGGCAGATCACCTCCTATGACGAGATCGACCTGACACTGCCAGGCAAGCAGAAATGTGCGTATTTCTGCATCACCTCAGACCAGGACAGCACCTTTGATTTCCTCTCCTCCCTGTTCATGACTTTTATCTTTATCAAGCTGGTCCGTTTTGCGGACAAAGAGGGGAAGGACGGAAAGCTGCCGGTTCCGGTACATATTCTAGCGGACGAGCTGGCCAATACCGGCGCCATTTTGGAGCTGAATAAAAAGATTTCTGTTATCCGGAGCCGAAACTTAAGCATTTCCTGTATTTTCCAGAATCTGCCCCAGATGCAGAACCGGTATCCGCTGAACCAATGGCAGGAAATTATCGGGAATTGTGACAGCCAGTTATTCTTAGGCTGTACCGATGAAGTGACCGCCACCTTTATATCCAACCGGTCCGGAGATGTGACGGTTGGAGTCAGCAGCGAAGCGAAGCAGCTCAATTCCTGGCGGGTGTCGGACTACACGCCGGAGTACCGGCAGACCAGATCCATCGGGAAGCGCAAGCTCTTAACACCGGATGAGATTCAGCGGCTGCCCTTAAATAAGGCACTTATCATCCTGCGGGGACAGAAAATCCTGGAAGTGGAGAAATACGATTATACGCTCCACCCGGATTCCAAAAAACTGATTCCAAGAAAGGCGGCAGACCATGTTCCCCAGTGGCGGGCGATGGCCGAGCAGGAAGAATACGACTATACACCGACTCTTGCGGAGAATTTAAAGAAAAAGCCCCGGCCTGGCCGCAGCGGCAGACGCCCTGCCTTTCCCTCTCAGGAGAAACCGCTTCGACGGGAACCGGACAAACACGCTTACCCTTCCGGGCAGCCGGAAGAGCTTAGTGACCTGCCGGAAGAATTTCCGGAGTTTCCAGAGGAGATTGTTCCGCTGGATAAAGATTCCATAATGTCTTGA
- a CDS encoding alpha/beta hydrolase: protein MNALSDKQIEKAYFVSPVVNMEKLITNMMFWANVTEDKLRDKKEIKTSFGETLSWDYLCYVRENPITWKIPTHILFGEKDNLTSYSTISEFAKQANATLTVMKNGEHWFHTDEQMKFLDDWINNLLDKS, encoded by the coding sequence ATGAATGCCTTATCAGATAAGCAAATAGAAAAAGCTTATTTTGTTTCCCCTGTTGTAAATATGGAAAAACTAATTACAAATATGATGTTTTGGGCAAATGTTACAGAAGATAAACTTCGAGATAAAAAAGAAATTAAAACAAGTTTTGGAGAGACACTTTCATGGGATTATCTCTGTTATGTGAGAGAAAACCCAATTACATGGAAAATTCCAACACATATTTTATTTGGCGAAAAAGATAATTTAACTTCTTATTCGACTATATCTGAATTTGCAAAACAAGCCAACGCGACACTTACTGTTATGAAAAATGGAGAACATTGGTTTCATACAGATGAGCAAATGAAATTTCTTGATGATTGGATAAACAATCTTCTCGATAAATCCTAA
- a CDS encoding transposase, with the protein MSILISIFILGYHGKTTDFAKNSSCHRTTIAHFLNSGKWDDSLLSDTLKCSVIEIIYSEAARTGKPVFCIVDDTIASKTKPSSRALHPIEDAYFHQSHLKGKQDYGHQAVAVMLSCNGIVLNYAFVMYNKSISKIDIVQSIAKELPVPPVMSYFLCDCWYVSEKIINTFAQRGFHTIGALKTNRLLYPSGMKKKLRELAAELSVTHREFDLVTVKKRNYYV; encoded by the coding sequence ATGAGTATCCTAATCAGTATTTTCATTTTAGGATATCATGGAAAAACTACGGACTTTGCTAAAAACAGTTCCTGCCACAGAACTACGATTGCCCATTTTCTCAATTCCGGAAAATGGGATGATTCATTACTTTCAGATACGTTAAAATGCTCTGTCATTGAGATTATTTATTCAGAAGCAGCACGCACCGGAAAGCCTGTTTTCTGCATTGTGGACGATACGATTGCTTCAAAGACAAAGCCTTCGTCACGGGCTTTACATCCGATTGAAGATGCGTATTTTCACCAATCCCATTTAAAGGGAAAACAGGACTACGGGCATCAGGCAGTTGCTGTTATGCTTTCCTGCAATGGCATTGTTCTGAACTATGCTTTTGTAATGTACAATAAGTCAATTTCCAAGATTGACATTGTACAAAGCATTGCAAAGGAGCTGCCTGTTCCACCGGTAATGTCCTATTTTCTTTGCGACTGCTGGTATGTTTCTGAAAAGATAATCAATACCTTTGCACAGAGAGGGTTCCATACCATCGGTGCTTTGAAAACAAACCGTTTGCTGTATCCATCGGGAATGAAAAAGAAACTTCGTGAACTGGCCGCCGAATTGTCTGTTACACATCGTGAATTTGACCTTGTGACAGTCAAAAAACGAAACTATTATGTGTAG